One window of Candidatus Mycobacterium wuenschmannii genomic DNA carries:
- a CDS encoding M24 family metallopeptidase, producing the protein MAVDVLPDGRELRFGRRQRALEQMDAHDIDVLVLGRQANVRYVTGAPQLWIGGTRPFGPVCVMLRGSGEIFMMSTDDEGVPEEIGRDRLYGLAWNPMTFIDVLKNIDGSSTAKRVGTDAITPTFATLLPLAFPNAEFVDGELPMLAARRTKTADEVAAMSAAVRVAEAGVAAAVAELRAGVTEQSLAGAVLEAMAAGGVSTPATQDAAWVTSRERPWQRAHGDVRDGDLVVFSAGALADGYVAEVARTWPVGETTDATRDLYRRSNHLWDKLIAVCRPGARAGDLLAAYEAAGEPAPPMAVAHGLGLGFDPPVISRQLPLTADAERLDPGMVLALTGYVWQQGVGGVLRRDSVAVTDDGPRVLTASPLWQ; encoded by the coding sequence ATGGCCGTGGATGTTCTTCCCGACGGCCGCGAACTCCGGTTCGGCCGTCGGCAACGCGCGCTGGAGCAGATGGACGCGCACGACATCGACGTGCTGGTGCTGGGCCGTCAGGCCAATGTCCGCTATGTGACCGGGGCCCCGCAGTTGTGGATCGGCGGCACAAGGCCTTTCGGGCCGGTCTGTGTGATGCTGCGCGGCAGCGGCGAGATCTTCATGATGAGCACCGACGACGAGGGCGTCCCCGAGGAGATCGGCCGCGATCGACTCTACGGCCTGGCCTGGAATCCGATGACGTTCATCGACGTGCTGAAGAACATCGACGGGTCGTCGACTGCGAAGCGGGTCGGAACCGATGCGATCACACCGACTTTCGCCACACTGCTGCCGTTGGCGTTCCCGAACGCGGAGTTCGTCGACGGCGAACTGCCGATGCTGGCGGCACGCAGGACAAAGACGGCTGACGAGGTCGCGGCGATGTCGGCGGCGGTGCGGGTCGCCGAGGCCGGGGTCGCCGCAGCCGTCGCCGAGTTGCGGGCGGGCGTGACCGAGCAGTCGCTGGCGGGTGCGGTGCTGGAAGCCATGGCGGCCGGCGGAGTGAGCACCCCGGCGACCCAGGACGCCGCCTGGGTGACGTCGCGCGAGCGCCCCTGGCAACGCGCCCACGGCGACGTGCGCGACGGCGACCTGGTCGTGTTCAGCGCCGGTGCGCTGGCCGACGGCTACGTCGCGGAGGTGGCCCGCACCTGGCCGGTGGGGGAGACTACGGACGCGACGCGCGACCTCTACCGGCGTTCGAACCATCTGTGGGACAAGCTGATTGCCGTCTGCCGACCCGGCGCGCGAGCCGGCGACCTGCTCGCCGCCTACGAGGCCGCAGGTGAGCCGGCACCACCGATGGCGGTTGCGCACGGCCTGGGTCTCGGCTTCGACCCGCCGGTGATCTCGCGGCAACTGCCGCTGACCGCCGATGCCGAACGACTCGACCCCGGCATGGTGCTGGCGCTCACCGGCTACGTGTGGCAGCAGGGCGTGGGCGGGGTGTTGCGGCGTGACAGCGTGGCCGTCACCGACGACGGGCCGCGGGTGCTGACCGCCAGCCCGCTATGGCAGTAG
- a CDS encoding amidohydrolase family protein, with product MTQANTLYPPGGFGAPKNRHGRAQGSVGLPAGTEVFSADTHISLAADIFYERLPDDLKDAAPRIWYEDGAYQIGHQGQSFLPDVFSAVLMQYDDLAGAATNNIDARIRELREDGVDRELAFPNALLAMFGFPDKPMRERVFRIYNAYIADLQERSDGHFLGVGLINWWDADGAKRTLAELKSLGLKTFLLPLNPGNGDDGVMMDYACSAMRPVWEAIEESGLPITHHIGETPPKAPCEVNNVAVAMMVNIDGFREMFSKYIFGGILDRHPSLRIGWFEGGIAWIPPALQDAEHVLASYQHMLDHPLQHDIRYYWDTHMSASFIVDPLGLKLIDQIGVDRVMWSSDYPHNESSYGYSEKSLAAVVDAVGPENAAKIVSGNIKKFLGI from the coding sequence ATGACCCAAGCCAACACGCTTTATCCACCCGGAGGCTTCGGCGCGCCGAAGAACCGGCACGGCCGGGCGCAGGGGAGCGTCGGTCTGCCCGCCGGCACCGAGGTGTTTTCCGCCGACACGCACATCTCGCTGGCCGCCGACATCTTCTACGAGCGTCTGCCAGACGACCTCAAGGACGCCGCGCCGCGGATCTGGTACGAGGACGGTGCCTATCAGATCGGCCACCAGGGCCAGTCGTTCCTGCCCGACGTGTTCAGTGCGGTGCTCATGCAGTACGACGACCTGGCCGGGGCCGCCACCAACAACATCGACGCGCGCATCCGCGAATTGCGCGAGGACGGCGTCGACCGCGAACTCGCCTTCCCGAACGCACTGCTGGCCATGTTCGGCTTCCCCGACAAGCCGATGCGCGAGCGGGTGTTTCGGATCTACAACGCCTACATCGCCGATCTGCAGGAGCGCTCCGACGGCCACTTCCTAGGCGTCGGCCTGATCAACTGGTGGGACGCCGACGGCGCGAAACGCACGCTGGCCGAGCTGAAGTCGCTGGGACTGAAGACGTTTCTGTTGCCGCTCAACCCGGGCAACGGCGACGACGGCGTCATGATGGACTACGCGTGCAGCGCAATGAGACCGGTCTGGGAAGCCATCGAAGAGTCCGGCCTGCCGATCACCCACCACATCGGCGAGACGCCGCCGAAGGCGCCGTGCGAGGTCAACAACGTCGCGGTCGCGATGATGGTGAACATCGACGGGTTTCGAGAGATGTTCTCCAAGTACATCTTCGGCGGCATCCTGGACCGGCACCCGAGCTTGCGGATCGGCTGGTTCGAAGGTGGCATCGCCTGGATCCCGCCGGCCCTGCAGGATGCCGAGCATGTGCTGGCCTCCTACCAGCACATGCTTGATCACCCGCTGCAGCACGACATTCGGTACTACTGGGACACCCACATGAGCGCGTCGTTCATCGTCGACCCGCTCGGACTGAAGCTGATCGACCAGATCGGCGTCGACAGGGTGATGTGGTCGTCGGACTACCCGCACAACGAGAGCAGCTACGGCTACTCGGAGAAGTCGCTGGCCGCCGTCGTCGACGCGGTCGGTCCCGAGAACGCCGCGAAGATCGTCAGCGGCAACATCAAGAAGTTCCTGGGCATCTGA
- a CDS encoding GNAT family N-acetyltransferase: MTELTTLRAAELATLDIFKGCPAEDLMPLAASLEPLQAAPGQVLMRQGERAVSFLLIASGAAEIQHVADDDVVTVEQVSAGMIVGEIALLRNIPRTATVTTTELLTGWCGDSDAFARLVHIPGIMTRLVRTIRQRLAAFLTPIPVRTRDGTEVLLRPVLPGDSARTLQGHVRFSADTLYRRFMSARVPSPALMDYLAEVDYVDHFVWVMTDREGNPVADARFVREDHDPNVAEIAFTVADAYQGHGIGTFLIDALSVAAGIAGVHKFSGRMLADNVAMRAIMDRYGAFWQRDDVGVVTTVVDVPDANHLSLSRDTVTQLKHTARQVIRAVS, from the coding sequence TTGACCGAACTGACCACGTTGCGCGCCGCCGAACTCGCGACGCTGGACATCTTCAAGGGCTGCCCCGCCGAGGACCTGATGCCGTTGGCGGCCAGCCTGGAACCGCTGCAGGCCGCGCCCGGGCAGGTGCTGATGCGCCAGGGTGAGCGGGCGGTGTCCTTCCTGCTCATCGCATCGGGGGCCGCGGAGATCCAGCACGTGGCGGACGACGACGTGGTGACCGTCGAGCAGGTCTCGGCCGGCATGATCGTCGGCGAGATCGCCCTGCTGCGAAACATCCCGCGGACCGCGACCGTGACCACCACCGAGTTGCTGACCGGGTGGTGCGGCGACAGTGACGCGTTCGCGCGCCTGGTGCACATTCCCGGGATCATGACGAGGCTGGTCCGCACGATCCGTCAGCGACTTGCCGCGTTTCTGACGCCGATCCCGGTGCGGACCCGCGACGGCACCGAGGTGCTGCTGCGTCCGGTGCTGCCCGGCGACAGCGCCCGCACCCTGCAGGGTCACGTCCGGTTCTCCGCCGACACGCTGTATCGGCGGTTCATGTCGGCACGGGTGCCCAGTCCGGCGCTGATGGACTATCTGGCCGAGGTCGACTACGTCGACCACTTCGTGTGGGTGATGACCGATCGCGAAGGCAATCCGGTGGCTGACGCGCGATTCGTCCGCGAAGACCACGACCCGAACGTCGCCGAGATAGCCTTCACCGTCGCCGACGCCTACCAGGGGCACGGCATCGGGACGTTCTTGATCGATGCGCTGTCGGTGGCGGCAGGGATCGCCGGCGTGCACAAGTTCTCCGGGCGGATGCTCGCCGACAATGTGGCGATGCGCGCGATCATGGACCGCTACGGCGCCTTCTGGCAGCGCGACGACGTGGGGGTGGTCACCACCGTTGTCGACGTGCCCGACGCCAATCATCTGTCGCTGAGCAGGGACACCGTGACTCAGCTCAAACACACTGCACGTCAAGTCATTCGGGCCGTCAGCTAA
- a CDS encoding cytochrome P450: protein MTISTGSDVHYDPYDVVVNADPYPTFARLREEAPLYYNTEHDFYAVSRFEDVDKALVDHATFSSARGIIIELIKANLDIPPGLLIMEDPPIHDIHRKLLSRMFTPRKIAALEQQIRDFCAQSLDPLIGTGGIDFVGDLGAQMPMKVISMLLGIPENDQEFIRDHTNAQMRTEAGKPMNADGGLVTGEIFAAYIDWRAEHPSDDIMTELLNVEFVDETGQTRRLTRDELLIYLNVVAGAGNETTTRLIGWAGKVLAEHPDQRRQLVENPGLIPQAVEELLRFEPPAPHAARYVTRDVTLHGQTVPQGSVMMTLIGAANRDPRQFGSDSEEFNIHRTPRQHLAFSVGTHFCLGSALARLEGRIALEEILARFPVWDVDLTKARLSPTSTVRGWETMPASTS, encoded by the coding sequence GTGACGATCAGCACCGGCTCAGACGTTCATTACGACCCCTACGACGTGGTCGTCAACGCCGACCCCTACCCCACTTTCGCGCGGCTGCGCGAAGAGGCGCCGCTGTACTACAACACCGAGCACGACTTCTACGCCGTCAGCCGCTTCGAGGATGTCGACAAGGCGCTGGTCGATCACGCCACCTTCAGTTCGGCGCGCGGCATCATCATCGAATTGATCAAGGCCAATCTCGACATTCCACCGGGATTGCTGATCATGGAAGACCCGCCGATCCACGACATCCACCGCAAGCTGCTCTCGCGGATGTTCACCCCGCGCAAGATCGCCGCGCTCGAACAGCAGATCCGCGACTTCTGCGCTCAGTCACTGGATCCGCTGATCGGCACGGGCGGTATCGACTTCGTCGGCGACCTGGGCGCGCAGATGCCGATGAAGGTCATCAGCATGCTGCTCGGAATACCGGAGAACGACCAGGAATTCATCCGCGACCACACCAACGCGCAGATGCGCACCGAAGCCGGCAAGCCGATGAACGCCGACGGCGGCCTGGTCACCGGCGAGATCTTCGCCGCCTACATCGACTGGCGGGCCGAACATCCGTCTGACGACATCATGACGGAGTTGCTCAACGTCGAATTCGTGGACGAGACCGGCCAGACCCGCCGGCTGACCCGCGACGAGTTGCTGATCTACCTCAACGTCGTCGCCGGCGCGGGCAACGAGACCACCACGCGGCTGATCGGCTGGGCCGGAAAAGTTCTCGCCGAACATCCGGACCAGCGCCGCCAACTGGTGGAGAACCCGGGACTGATTCCGCAGGCCGTCGAGGAACTGCTGCGATTCGAGCCGCCGGCCCCGCATGCGGCGCGTTACGTGACCCGCGACGTGACCCTGCACGGCCAGACCGTTCCGCAGGGCTCGGTGATGATGACACTGATCGGCGCCGCCAACCGCGATCCACGCCAATTCGGTTCGGACAGCGAGGAATTCAACATTCATCGCACTCCCCGCCAGCACCTGGCCTTCAGCGTGGGCACCCACTTCTGCCTGGGCTCGGCGCTTGCGCGACTGGAGGGACGCATCGCGCTCGAGGAGATCCTCGCCCGCTTCCCGGTGTGGGACGTCGATCTGACGAAAGCAAGGCTCAGCCCGACCTCGACGGTGCGGGGATGGGAGACCATGCCGGCTTCCACGTCATGA
- a CDS encoding methyltransferase domain-containing protein encodes MTRTDDPLQTTRDLLDRDATLRHGFLDVLGASVASDTPTLAQVAMNSPVVATVYERLWRPVAFYVASGVTTGAEQRRAAEALNLPGTSRLLDIACGPGNFTGKLAEQLPEDGLAIGFDISVPMLTRAVQDNSGPRTCYVRGDAGTLPFDDETFDAVCCFGALYLMPEPFQVAREMLRVLKPGGRVAILTSYVSRVPGLRQVSEASAKVIGLRLFDRETFVDLFREAGLTGIEQEIQRNLQFVAADKPA; translated from the coding sequence GTGACCCGCACCGACGATCCGCTGCAGACGACCCGTGACCTGCTCGACCGCGACGCGACCCTGCGGCACGGCTTCCTGGACGTGCTCGGCGCGTCGGTGGCCAGCGACACCCCGACACTGGCTCAGGTGGCGATGAACAGCCCGGTGGTCGCGACGGTGTACGAGCGACTCTGGCGGCCGGTGGCGTTCTACGTCGCGAGCGGCGTCACGACCGGCGCCGAGCAGCGCCGCGCAGCGGAGGCGCTGAACCTGCCCGGCACCTCCCGATTGCTCGACATTGCTTGCGGCCCGGGCAATTTCACTGGAAAGTTGGCTGAGCAGCTGCCGGAGGACGGGCTCGCGATCGGCTTCGACATCTCGGTGCCGATGCTGACCCGTGCCGTGCAGGACAACAGCGGGCCGCGCACCTGCTACGTGCGCGGCGATGCGGGAACGCTGCCGTTCGACGACGAAACCTTCGACGCCGTCTGCTGTTTCGGCGCGCTGTACCTGATGCCCGAGCCGTTCCAGGTCGCGCGCGAAATGCTGCGGGTGCTCAAACCCGGTGGCCGGGTGGCGATCCTGACCAGCTACGTCAGCCGGGTACCGGGACTCCGCCAGGTCAGCGAAGCCAGTGCGAAGGTGATCGGGCTTCGCTTGTTCGACCGCGAAACCTTCGTCGACCTGTTCCGCGAGGCCGGCCTGACGGGCATCGAGCAGGAAATCCAGCGCAACCTGCAGTTCGTCGCCGCGGACAAGCCCGCCTGA
- a CDS encoding mycofactocin-coupled SDR family oxidoreductase encodes MTGRVEGKVAFISGAARGQGRSHAVRLAQEGADIIAIDVCGPIDNLSYPHAVPEDLDETVDLVKGLGRRIVTEQVDVRDYDALRAAVDSGVEQLGRLDIVVANAGVGTDGRMLHKIRENVWQDMIDINLSGVWHTVKAAVPHLLSGGHGGSIVLTSSVGGHKAYPHTGHYIAAKHGVIGLMRAFAVELGQHMIRVNSVLPTQVSTTMVMNEQTYRLFRPDLENPGPDDFAPISQMMHTLPVPWVDAVDISNAVLFLASDESRYITGVSLPVDAGSLLK; translated from the coding sequence ATGACCGGTCGCGTCGAGGGCAAGGTCGCCTTCATCAGCGGGGCGGCCCGCGGGCAGGGCCGCAGCCACGCCGTCCGATTGGCGCAGGAGGGCGCCGACATCATCGCGATCGACGTCTGCGGGCCGATCGACAATCTCAGCTACCCGCATGCCGTGCCCGAAGACCTCGACGAGACAGTCGATTTGGTGAAGGGGCTGGGCCGCCGCATCGTGACCGAGCAGGTCGACGTCCGTGATTACGACGCACTGAGGGCGGCGGTGGACAGCGGGGTCGAGCAACTCGGCCGCCTCGACATCGTCGTCGCCAACGCCGGCGTCGGCACCGACGGCCGGATGCTGCACAAGATCCGCGAGAACGTGTGGCAGGACATGATCGACATCAACCTCAGCGGCGTCTGGCACACCGTCAAAGCCGCGGTGCCGCATCTTCTTTCGGGCGGCCACGGTGGCTCGATCGTGCTGACCAGCTCGGTGGGCGGCCACAAGGCCTACCCGCACACCGGACACTACATCGCGGCCAAGCACGGCGTGATCGGCCTGATGCGCGCCTTCGCCGTCGAACTCGGCCAGCACATGATCCGGGTCAACTCGGTGCTGCCCACCCAGGTAAGCACCACGATGGTGATGAACGAGCAAACCTATCGGCTGTTCCGGCCGGACCTGGAGAATCCCGGCCCCGACGACTTCGCCCCGATCTCGCAGATGATGCACACGCTTCCGGTGCCCTGGGTCGACGCGGTCGACATCAGCAACGCCGTGTTGTTCCTCGCCTCCGATGAATCCCGTTACATCACAGGCGTTTCGCTTCCCGTCGACGCGGGCAGCTTGCTCAAATAA
- a CDS encoding SDR family NAD(P)-dependent oxidoreductase: protein MTTTLAGTAALVTGASSGIGAATARALAAEGAAVALLARRADRLDQLKAEIEAAGGTALAVPADVTDSDQVAAAVQRTVDGLGRLDTVVNNAGLMRMSPASEAPLQDWDDLVRVNIQGVLYVTRAAIPHLIGAAADSPRGVADIVTISSTAGWVARPGTAVYSLTKFGVNAFSEGIRQELIGSRVRVGVVGPGTVDTEISEHLPPERRAAFDRQTAGMVKLASEDIADAVLYVVTRNRRVAINHMLVRAAEQTW from the coding sequence ATGACCACCACCCTTGCCGGCACCGCCGCGTTGGTCACCGGCGCCAGCAGCGGCATCGGCGCCGCGACCGCACGGGCACTGGCCGCCGAGGGCGCCGCCGTCGCGCTGCTGGCTCGCCGTGCCGACCGACTCGACCAACTGAAAGCCGAGATCGAGGCCGCCGGCGGCACGGCGCTCGCGGTGCCCGCCGACGTCACCGACTCCGACCAGGTCGCCGCCGCGGTGCAGCGCACCGTCGACGGACTGGGCCGGCTGGACACCGTCGTCAACAACGCCGGACTGATGCGGATGTCGCCGGCTTCCGAAGCACCACTGCAGGATTGGGACGACCTGGTCCGGGTCAACATCCAAGGCGTCCTCTACGTCACCCGCGCCGCGATCCCGCACCTGATCGGTGCCGCCGCCGATTCGCCGCGCGGCGTCGCAGATATCGTCACGATCAGTTCCACCGCCGGCTGGGTGGCCCGGCCGGGCACCGCCGTCTACTCGCTCACCAAGTTCGGCGTCAACGCCTTCAGCGAGGGAATCCGGCAGGAGCTGATCGGCAGCCGGGTCCGGGTCGGCGTGGTGGGCCCCGGCACCGTCGACACCGAGATCAGCGAGCACCTGCCCCCGGAGCGTCGCGCCGCCTTCGACCGGCAGACCGCCGGCATGGTGAAGCTGGCGTCGGAGGACATCGCCGACGCGGTGCTGTACGTCGTCACCCGCAACCGCCGCGTCGCCATCAACCACATGCTGGTGCGCGCCGCCGAACAGACGTGGTGA
- a CDS encoding DUF5642 family protein — protein sequence MRIAAAAPILLLLAGCVHPAEHRPAPSTTVSAGRVDPGNIRRVRRDLPPGYEVAPVADVVAPPGVWGLGGVGAATPARCGPLADPTGGRGQRAQGISGSGPGGTVYAVVVAAPTGPVALDHSALAGCRQWSMTGRRARAHVHVIDAPHVDAADTLGMAADIVTSVEGGNEIASRASTFTAYLGDYYAFTVLVSDPGSPNPALTPQFAADLLVKTVSAVRG from the coding sequence ATGCGTATCGCGGCGGCCGCTCCGATACTGCTGCTGCTCGCCGGGTGTGTGCATCCGGCCGAACACCGGCCGGCGCCGTCCACAACGGTGTCGGCGGGTCGCGTCGACCCGGGCAACATCAGGCGGGTGCGGCGCGACCTGCCGCCCGGCTACGAGGTCGCGCCGGTCGCGGATGTGGTTGCGCCGCCCGGCGTTTGGGGCCTGGGTGGTGTCGGAGCCGCCACCCCCGCACGTTGCGGTCCGCTGGCCGACCCGACGGGCGGCCGGGGTCAACGTGCGCAAGGCATTTCGGGATCGGGCCCGGGCGGCACGGTGTACGCGGTGGTCGTCGCCGCGCCGACCGGCCCAGTGGCGCTGGATCACTCCGCGCTCGCCGGGTGTCGGCAGTGGAGCATGACCGGCCGGCGGGCCAGAGCCCACGTTCACGTCATCGACGCGCCACACGTCGACGCCGCCGACACCCTGGGGATGGCCGCCGACATCGTCACGTCTGTCGAGGGCGGCAACGAAATCGCTTCGCGGGCAAGCACCTTCACCGCGTACCTGGGTGATTACTATGCGTTCACTGTGCTGGTCAGCGATCCCGGTTCGCCCAATCCGGCGCTGACGCCGCAATTCGCCGCCGACTTGCTGGTGAAAACGGTATCAGCCGTACGTGGCTGA
- a CDS encoding enoyl-CoA hydratase/isomerase family protein produces the protein MVEFDYEKMKKEAEQYIKFEKDRENRIAYITFDRPEAQNATSLGMRQNYADLIHKCNVDDDVKVVVIRGEGDDFGSGGDLPEQRPMLENPGLPLHHELAINDDDVKYPPGGSYRYLSTVTDFYAKAKAGNRPLQELRKISIIEAKGYCYGWHFYQAGDADLVISSDDALFGHPAFRYVGWGPRLWWWAETMGLRKFSEMLFTGRPFSAKEMYDCGFVNSVVPRDKLEDETKKYALACSKSRPTDTVAVQKTFLELYKQHKGEYFGSLLTGMVEGMLPLIQNDVDNTVDLTGGTFEKGLNNVVKDNDLNFPPEWRLSRSGRAKP, from the coding sequence ATGGTCGAGTTCGACTACGAAAAGATGAAGAAGGAAGCCGAGCAGTACATCAAGTTCGAGAAGGACCGGGAGAACCGGATCGCCTACATCACGTTCGACCGGCCCGAGGCGCAGAACGCCACCAGCCTGGGCATGCGGCAGAACTACGCCGACCTGATCCACAAGTGCAACGTCGACGACGACGTGAAGGTCGTCGTGATCCGCGGCGAGGGCGACGATTTCGGCAGTGGTGGAGACCTTCCCGAGCAGCGACCGATGCTGGAAAATCCGGGCCTGCCCCTGCATCACGAGCTGGCGATCAACGACGACGACGTAAAGTACCCGCCCGGGGGTTCGTACCGCTACCTGTCCACGGTCACCGACTTCTACGCCAAGGCGAAGGCCGGAAACCGTCCGCTGCAAGAGCTTCGGAAGATCAGCATCATCGAGGCCAAGGGTTACTGTTACGGCTGGCACTTCTACCAGGCCGGCGACGCGGACCTGGTGATCTCCTCCGACGACGCGTTGTTCGGCCATCCGGCCTTCCGTTACGTCGGCTGGGGACCGCGGCTGTGGTGGTGGGCCGAGACGATGGGCCTGCGCAAGTTCTCCGAAATGCTGTTCACCGGAAGGCCGTTCAGCGCCAAGGAGATGTACGACTGCGGCTTCGTCAACAGCGTGGTGCCGCGCGACAAGCTCGAGGACGAGACCAAAAAGTACGCGCTGGCCTGCTCGAAGTCCCGTCCGACCGATACCGTTGCAGTGCAGAAGACCTTCCTCGAGCTGTACAAGCAGCACAAGGGTGAGTACTTCGGCAGCCTGCTGACCGGCATGGTCGAAGGCATGTTGCCGCTCATCCAGAACGACGTCGACAACACCGTCGACCTCACCGGTGGCACCTTCGAAAAGGGCCTCAACAATGTGGTCAAGGACAACGACCTGAACTTCCCGCCCGAGTGGCGGCTGAGCCGCTCGGGACGCGCCAAGCCCTGA
- a CDS encoding TetR/AcrR family transcriptional regulator, which produces MPNRRKPNPDQRRRELCDAAIQLLADDGAKGLSHLKVDGRAGVPDGTTSFYFRTRSALLLAIAERMAELDLATLQTVADSAAVEDGASASTLAKVVIQSGEEPQLSRTRARYELTIQATRDPAIAATLQRATDAFTKLHHDILVQLLPHGADLDPDVVDDLSNVTLTFINGLMLRFVHGDRIIDTPEQLDGVLSAIVAGVLASEQQGQLTHDGGALRPSAKPAK; this is translated from the coding sequence ATACCGAACAGACGCAAGCCCAATCCCGACCAACGCCGCCGCGAACTCTGCGACGCGGCGATACAGCTGCTTGCCGACGACGGCGCCAAAGGCCTGAGCCACCTCAAGGTCGACGGCCGCGCCGGGGTTCCCGACGGCACCACCTCGTTCTACTTCCGCACCCGCTCGGCGCTACTGCTCGCGATCGCCGAACGGATGGCCGAACTCGACCTGGCGACGTTGCAGACGGTCGCCGACAGCGCCGCCGTCGAGGACGGCGCCTCGGCGTCCACGCTGGCCAAGGTGGTCATCCAATCGGGCGAAGAACCGCAGCTGAGCCGCACCCGCGCCCGCTACGAGCTGACCATCCAGGCCACCCGGGATCCGGCGATCGCGGCGACGCTGCAGCGCGCCACCGACGCCTTCACCAAGCTGCACCACGACATCCTGGTTCAACTGCTGCCGCACGGCGCCGATCTCGACCCCGACGTCGTCGACGATCTCAGCAACGTGACGCTGACATTCATCAACGGGCTGATGCTGCGGTTCGTCCACGGCGATCGGATCATCGACACCCCCGAACAACTCGACGGCGTCCTGTCGGCGATCGTCGCCGGGGTGCTCGCCAGCGAGCAGCAGGGCCAACTCACGCATGACGGCGGCGCCCTGCGACCGTCTGCAAAGCCCGCAAAATAG
- a CDS encoding M24 family metallopeptidase, translating into MTASVQSFVIPDEPDFARMHRDISARLRAAMGEHGVDAMILLMNDNVVYSTGASWPVLDAGLSHVERPVAIVLADDPHPHLFLPFRGGAASETQVPHDHLHDALYLELDEGVDQFARVLADLIPPGAHVAVDEMTGAMRRAANRIFPGGPPSEAALVIGASNLVKTPDQVACLRAAMRITETAMVDVQQQLKPGVRQTDLSAKLVRRVFELGATANMLEAIWQVMPRSRAEGVWTTHGDLALPLLTNERELERGDVLWTDISISYAGYCSDFGRTWIVGEQPTARQQAQYQQWQHILDAVLGVTKAGATSGDLARAAIAANGGKKPWLPHFYLGHGIGIYPAEAPMIGTDLGEEFDDNFVFPVGMTLVLEPVVWEDGTGGYRSEEIVVITEEGCTRITDYPYTPYGPR; encoded by the coding sequence ATGACGGCTTCCGTCCAGAGCTTCGTCATTCCCGACGAGCCCGACTTCGCGCGGATGCACCGCGACATCAGCGCCCGATTGCGCGCCGCAATGGGCGAGCACGGCGTCGACGCGATGATCCTGCTGATGAACGACAACGTCGTTTACTCCACCGGTGCCAGCTGGCCGGTGCTCGACGCCGGGCTGTCGCACGTCGAGCGTCCGGTCGCCATCGTGTTGGCCGACGACCCGCACCCGCACCTCTTTCTGCCGTTCCGCGGCGGTGCCGCGTCGGAAACCCAAGTGCCGCACGATCATCTGCACGATGCGCTGTATCTCGAACTCGACGAGGGCGTGGACCAGTTCGCCCGGGTGCTCGCCGATCTGATTCCGCCCGGGGCCCACGTCGCGGTCGACGAGATGACCGGCGCGATGCGGCGCGCCGCCAACCGGATCTTCCCCGGCGGGCCACCCTCGGAGGCCGCACTGGTGATCGGGGCATCGAACCTCGTCAAGACGCCAGACCAGGTGGCCTGCCTGCGCGCGGCCATGCGGATCACCGAGACCGCGATGGTCGATGTCCAGCAACAACTCAAACCCGGTGTGCGGCAGACAGATCTGTCGGCGAAGCTGGTGCGCCGGGTGTTCGAACTCGGTGCGACCGCCAACATGCTGGAGGCGATCTGGCAGGTGATGCCGCGCTCGCGGGCCGAGGGTGTGTGGACCACGCACGGTGATCTCGCGCTGCCGTTGCTGACCAACGAGCGCGAACTCGAAAGGGGCGACGTGCTGTGGACCGACATCAGCATCAGCTATGCGGGTTACTGTTCGGACTTCGGGCGTACCTGGATCGTCGGTGAGCAGCCGACGGCCCGCCAGCAGGCCCAGTACCAGCAGTGGCAGCACATCCTCGACGCGGTACTCGGCGTCACCAAAGCCGGTGCCACGTCGGGTGATCTGGCCCGCGCGGCGATCGCGGCCAACGGCGGCAAGAAGCCGTGGCTGCCGCACTTCTACCTCGGGCACGGCATCGGCATCTATCCGGCCGAGGCGCCGATGATCGGCACGGACCTCGGCGAGGAGTTCGACGACAACTTCGTCTTCCCGGTCGGGATGACTCTGGTGCTGGAACCCGTGGTGTGGGAGGACGGCACCGGCGGCTATCGCAGCGAGGAGATCGTGGTCATCACCGAAGAGGGCTGCACGCGGATCACCGACTACCCGTATACGCCCTACGGTCCGCGCTGA